A single region of the Candidatus Bathyarchaeota archaeon genome encodes:
- a CDS encoding endonuclease III has product MNRNMEHTALRGADNDLPQDPLKVLITTVLSQRTRDDNTRIAAKQLFSHYPTVDSLAEADVKHVTELIRPVGFYRVKAKSIKSIARILMKKYGGLVPKETGKLLELPLVGRKTANCVLVYGFRIPAIPVDTHVHRIVNRLSIVKTKNPEETESKLRAVVNKKFWLSLNEELVKFGQRVCKPFKPRCTICKIRMCCDWYKSHRSYK; this is encoded by the coding sequence ATGAACAGGAACATGGAACATACTGCTCTGCGTGGAGCAGATAACGATCTTCCACAGGATCCTCTTAAGGTTCTGATAACAACCGTGCTATCTCAGAGGACTAGAGATGATAATACGCGGATAGCTGCAAAACAACTTTTCTCACACTATCCAACAGTTGACAGCTTGGCTGAGGCCGATGTTAAGCATGTGACGGAGTTAATCCGTCCTGTAGGCTTTTATCGCGTGAAAGCAAAATCCATAAAATCCATTGCGAGGATTCTAATGAAGAAATATGGCGGATTGGTTCCAAAGGAAACTGGTAAGTTACTCGAACTTCCTCTAGTTGGAAGAAAAACCGCTAACTGTGTCTTAGTATATGGTTTTAGAATTCCAGCGATACCTGTGGATACTCATGTTCACAGAATTGTGAATAGACTTTCTATAGTTAAGACGAAGAATCCTGAAGAGACTGAATCAAAGTTGAGAGCGGTGGTCAATAAGAAATTCTGGCTGAGTCTAAATGAGGAACTTGTGAAGTTTGGCCAGAGAGTATGTAAACCATTCAAACCAAGATGTACAATATGTAAGATTAGAATGTGTTGTGATTGGTATAAGTCTCATCGAAGCTATAAGTAG
- a CDS encoding deoxyribonuclease IV has product MVRCGVHVSIGGSIDRAVDRAKEKGCDTFQIFTRNPRSWSFRKLFPLEVKRFKDKLRMSSIEPAVAHMPYLPNLSCPKNSVYKRSVSALITELKRCSILEIPYLVTHLGSHLGKGREVGLEHITGAINASFDSFKDNTMLLLENSAGGKNTIGSSFTEIREIIDNVDEKDRVAVCFDTCHAFAAGYDLRTNKDVERVVEEIDEVIGWDLLKVIHMNDSKGVLGSSVDRHEHIGIGHIGEDGFRAILHNEFFRELPIILETPIDERGDDILNLQKIRRISMETQVC; this is encoded by the coding sequence TTGGTTAGGTGTGGGGTCCATGTATCAATCGGAGGCTCAATCGATAGAGCTGTAGACCGTGCAAAGGAGAAAGGATGCGACACCTTCCAGATTTTCACACGAAACCCGCGTAGCTGGAGCTTTAGAAAACTTTTTCCTCTTGAAGTCAAGCGGTTTAAAGATAAACTCAGAATGTCTTCTATCGAACCTGCAGTAGCCCATATGCCATATCTTCCGAATCTCTCATGCCCTAAAAATTCCGTTTACAAGAGATCTGTTTCAGCGTTGATCACCGAACTTAAGAGATGTAGTATATTGGAAATACCTTACCTAGTAACCCATCTAGGGAGTCATTTAGGGAAGGGTAGAGAGGTAGGTCTCGAGCATATTACAGGCGCAATCAATGCGTCATTCGATTCCTTTAAGGATAATACTATGCTGTTGCTTGAGAACTCTGCTGGAGGCAAGAATACTATAGGATCCTCCTTCACTGAAATCAGGGAGATTATTGATAATGTCGATGAGAAAGATAGGGTCGCAGTATGTTTTGACACTTGCCATGCATTTGCCGCTGGCTACGATCTTAGGACTAATAAAGACGTTGAGAGGGTTGTTGAAGAGATAGACGAAGTCATAGGATGGGACCTGCTGAAAGTCATTCATATGAATGATTCTAAGGGTGTGTTAGGATCATCTGTCGACAGACATGAACATATCGGTATAGGTCATATAGGTGAAGATGGATTCAGAGCGATTCTTCACAATGAATTTTTTCGTGAATTGCCAATAATCTTGGAGACACCTATTGATGAGCGTGGAGATGATATTCTTAACCTCCAGAAGATACGCAGAATATCTATGGAGACTCAGGTTTGCTGA
- a CDS encoding phosphoenolpyruvate carboxykinase, with protein sequence MSYISINNVDLNRIKELIKAAERYLGYDSLYIWNVNINGIIVQLRTNDITLDTLWKENWHPAAYDDSLRPHGTIYAITQAPKIETGIYYHSETRTGIVFNPESYEAVRELGIRIVMDISLHQKHPSLLRGALVDINGEGVMLTGKVGSGKSTHAFLLLDMERSRIHSNDLFTVKQLGGEKGRLSTHTCERKFYLKNELSKINPRLRELSRKCHREDDHFMLDPWWIGGSEKYVDTTRIKLIFILQKRENEQSIAKRLTKQEALNLLMESALGLNPFSEKNEEKMALLESFLKDILQFVTCYEINTSKPIFQVQKRLHEIILFKEYLEPETSPRTQEVTITPVGLDDILRKVKDTVDSLRGRSNVTLLDENQVRSMAEEHGTRTVFGNYNFTSTVKNRSANLTVYIGSSEVQQRNLNQRQREILRNLPLTIDEVHKYLERAPLVSIERTMGDNSLFTPRCTLYVSIQRREMVRLAYMVSQTLFPPRGGEPHLQLVYIPEWQEKDRQILVFPEIGVTYVLGTDYYGEAKKGFLRMAMWMAKKRGMLGLHAGAKIVRARSRNGRINRYGMLIFGLTATGKTTHTCHNHGLTGEGEGIEIIQDDVIFLRPDCSALGTEKGFYLKTEGVTPEIQPLIYNAVTKPDAIFENVMVDYLGNVYFGDETLTGNARGIMQRDDFGEYRSPTVNLPSIEELDGLIIIFITRRNTVVPIAQRLTAEQAAATFMLGESIETSGSDPRRAGESIREVGMNPFIIGDESEEGNRFYDFVKKHEDKIQFYQLNTGGVGEIMVKADDGTRVVRQKVVRVEIPEMAAIIRAIARGDVEWTSDPNFGTQVPARVPGVDMEKFNLNKYYTPEQITYYVQELKRERKEYLAKFPKLYPEILSAID encoded by the coding sequence TTGTCCTATATCTCAATCAACAACGTAGACTTGAACAGGATCAAGGAGCTGATAAAGGCAGCTGAACGTTACCTAGGATACGATTCACTCTACATATGGAATGTCAACATCAACGGCATCATCGTTCAGTTACGCACAAACGACATAACCCTAGATACGTTGTGGAAGGAGAACTGGCATCCAGCAGCATACGACGACAGCCTGAGGCCACACGGCACAATCTATGCTATAACCCAGGCCCCAAAAATTGAGACTGGCATATATTACCATTCAGAAACCAGAACAGGAATAGTGTTCAACCCAGAAAGCTACGAGGCTGTAAGAGAACTCGGAATAAGAATAGTCATGGATATATCCCTACACCAGAAGCATCCTAGCCTACTACGCGGTGCCTTGGTCGATATAAATGGCGAAGGAGTGATGTTGACAGGTAAGGTAGGGAGTGGAAAATCTACACACGCCTTTCTTCTATTAGATATGGAAAGATCCAGAATACATTCAAACGATCTTTTTACTGTTAAGCAATTAGGAGGTGAGAAGGGTCGCCTATCAACGCATACATGTGAACGAAAATTCTATCTTAAAAACGAATTGTCCAAAATAAACCCTCGCCTAAGGGAACTTTCACGCAAATGTCATCGTGAGGATGACCATTTCATGCTAGACCCGTGGTGGATCGGTGGAAGCGAGAAATATGTAGATACAACAAGAATAAAATTGATCTTCATCCTCCAAAAGAGAGAAAACGAACAGTCTATTGCTAAACGACTCACAAAGCAAGAGGCTTTAAACCTCTTGATGGAATCCGCCTTAGGATTGAATCCATTCTCAGAGAAAAACGAAGAAAAGATGGCATTACTCGAATCCTTCCTCAAAGACATTCTCCAATTTGTCACATGTTATGAAATAAATACATCGAAACCCATCTTTCAGGTTCAGAAGAGACTCCACGAAATAATACTCTTTAAAGAATATCTTGAACCTGAAACTTCTCCGAGGACCCAAGAGGTTACAATTACTCCCGTCGGTCTCGATGACATATTGAGAAAAGTGAAGGATACAGTCGACTCTTTGAGGGGTCGCTCCAACGTAACCTTACTTGACGAGAATCAGGTTAGGAGTATGGCTGAGGAGCATGGTACCAGAACGGTCTTTGGAAACTATAATTTCACCTCAACAGTTAAAAACAGAAGTGCAAACCTCACAGTCTACATTGGAAGCTCTGAAGTCCAACAGCGAAACCTGAATCAACGCCAGAGGGAGATACTTCGAAATCTCCCATTGACTATCGACGAAGTCCACAAGTACTTGGAAAGGGCACCCCTAGTTTCTATTGAGAGAACCATGGGAGACAACTCTTTATTCACACCTCGATGCACGCTGTACGTCTCAATCCAACGTAGAGAGATGGTTCGATTAGCCTACATGGTTAGTCAGACTCTCTTCCCACCCAGAGGAGGGGAACCTCACCTACAGTTAGTCTATATTCCTGAATGGCAGGAGAAAGATCGTCAGATACTTGTATTCCCTGAGATAGGAGTCACCTATGTTCTTGGAACCGATTACTACGGCGAGGCAAAGAAAGGTTTTCTCCGCATGGCAATGTGGATGGCTAAGAAGAGGGGTATGCTCGGCCTACATGCAGGGGCTAAGATTGTGCGTGCCAGGAGTCGAAACGGCCGAATTAACCGGTACGGTATGTTGATCTTTGGATTGACAGCAACAGGCAAGACCACCCACACTTGCCATAATCACGGCTTGACCGGTGAAGGTGAAGGCATAGAGATCATACAGGATGACGTGATATTCCTCAGACCTGACTGTTCAGCCCTAGGGACAGAGAAAGGATTCTACTTGAAGACTGAAGGAGTAACCCCTGAAATACAACCATTGATCTATAATGCCGTAACAAAACCAGACGCTATCTTTGAAAATGTGATGGTTGACTATTTGGGGAACGTTTATTTTGGCGATGAGACTCTGACTGGAAACGCTAGAGGCATCATGCAGAGGGATGATTTCGGTGAATATAGAAGCCCCACTGTAAATCTGCCATCGATAGAAGAGCTTGATGGATTGATAATCATCTTTATAACGCGCCGAAACACCGTTGTACCTATCGCTCAGAGACTTACGGCTGAACAAGCCGCTGCCACGTTCATGCTCGGTGAATCAATAGAAACATCAGGGAGCGATCCTAGAAGAGCAGGTGAATCAATACGTGAAGTTGGAATGAACCCTTTCATAATAGGCGATGAATCTGAGGAGGGCAACCGTTTCTATGATTTTGTAAAGAAGCATGAAGATAAAATTCAGTTCTACCAACTCAATACTGGGGGAGTTGGCGAGATAATGGTTAAGGCAGATGATGGAACAAGAGTAGTTAGACAGAAAGTTGTAAGGGTAGAAATTCCTGAGATGGCCGCTATTATTAGAGCTATTGCCAGAGGGGATGTTGAATGGACTAGTGACCCAAATTTCGGAACTCAGGTTCCAGCAAGGGTTCCTGGAGTCGACATGGAGAAGTTCAACCTTAATAAATATTACACTCCTGAACAGATAACTTACTATGTTCAAGAGCTCAAGAGGGAGAGAAAGGAGTATCTAGCAAAATTTCCAAAGCTTTATCCAGAAATATTGAGTGCTATAGATTGA